From the Burkholderia mayonis genome, one window contains:
- a CDS encoding DUF2964 domain-containing protein, which translates to MVRKYRVILATIAVFISLAGMMEAIRGLLFDSNAEFLYGVVALSLGVAAFVVLLNPTPKDER; encoded by the coding sequence ATGGTGCGCAAATATCGGGTCATTCTCGCGACCATCGCCGTATTCATATCGCTCGCGGGGATGATGGAAGCCATTCGCGGTCTGCTGTTCGACAGTAATGCCGAATTTTTGTATGGCGTGGTGGCGCTGTCGCTCGGCGTCGCCGCGTTCGTCGTGCTGCTGAATCCGACGCCGAAGGACGAGCGCTGA